One part of the Halopenitus persicus genome encodes these proteins:
- the ligA gene encoding NAD-dependent DNA ligase LigA, whose translation MSDERDRNDDEAPSQSADPAEKPSRYADPDENPYVRDPPTEFADVAGLDASTAREQADRLRAAIREHDYRYYVEADPIVSDATYDALFDRLLALEEAFDLRTADSPTQRVGGEPVDHLEAVEHAAPMLSIDQTTDSDDVREFDERVRRELAEAGFDDVDADADAGGLEYVCEPKFDGLSVEIVYEDGEYVRAATRGDGTTGDDVTEQVATIRAVPGRLRGAPADVPSTLAVRGEVYIPRDAFQELNRERQERGEEPFANPRNAAAGTLRQLDPSVVADRPLSVFFFDVLEWTDPGIERPTTHWAELDALEGFGLRRNDRAEIVTDVEDAIDYRDRTAAVRDDLEYEIDGIVIKVNDLVACESLGTTSRSYRWAFAYKFPPRTETTTIEEIVVQVGRTGRLTPVALLDPVDVGGVTVSRATLHNPAEIETLNVNVGDHVRVYRAGDVIPYVPAVVEKRSDGPYEFPKTCPVCDSPVERDGPLAYCTGGLGCPAQLERAIEHWARRDALDIEGVGPETVEQLRAAGLVESLPDLYRLDREELAALEGFGETSAENLLAELDASKNPPLPEFLAALGIPDVGAATARNLAERFGTLDALLEASEDDLQAVADVGETVAGEIREFLDGERNRETIAELRELGVDPEPYESEAGDAELDGLTFVFTGALSVPRSEARTVIERHGGTATGSVSGNTDYLVVGDDPGRSKRRDAEDHGVETIDEAGLADLLADHGIEWPPGS comes from the coding sequence ATGAGCGACGAGCGGGATCGAAACGACGACGAAGCCCCGTCGCAGTCCGCGGATCCGGCCGAGAAGCCGTCCCGATACGCGGACCCGGACGAGAACCCTTACGTACGGGACCCGCCGACCGAGTTCGCGGACGTCGCCGGACTCGATGCGTCGACGGCCCGGGAGCAGGCCGATCGCCTCCGTGCGGCGATCCGCGAACACGATTACCGATACTACGTCGAGGCGGACCCGATCGTCTCGGACGCGACCTACGACGCGCTCTTCGACCGGCTCCTGGCCCTCGAGGAGGCGTTCGACCTCCGGACCGCGGACTCCCCGACCCAGCGCGTCGGCGGGGAGCCGGTCGACCACCTCGAGGCAGTCGAGCACGCCGCGCCGATGCTCTCCATCGACCAGACGACCGACTCCGACGACGTTCGGGAGTTCGACGAGCGCGTGCGGCGGGAGCTCGCGGAGGCGGGGTTCGATGACGTCGACGCCGATGCCGATGCCGGGGGCCTCGAGTACGTCTGCGAGCCCAAGTTCGACGGTCTCTCTGTCGAGATCGTCTACGAGGACGGCGAATACGTTCGCGCGGCGACCCGGGGTGACGGGACGACCGGCGACGACGTGACCGAGCAGGTGGCGACGATCCGTGCGGTCCCGGGCCGGCTCCGCGGAGCGCCTGCCGACGTTCCGTCGACGCTCGCCGTCCGCGGGGAGGTCTACATTCCGCGTGACGCCTTTCAGGAGCTGAACCGCGAGCGCCAGGAGCGCGGCGAGGAGCCGTTCGCGAACCCCCGGAACGCCGCGGCCGGAACGCTGCGACAGCTCGACCCCTCGGTCGTCGCCGACCGGCCGCTCAGCGTCTTCTTCTTCGACGTCCTCGAGTGGACCGACCCCGGGATCGAACGGCCGACGACCCACTGGGCGGAACTCGACGCGCTCGAGGGCTTCGGGCTGCGCCGGAACGACCGAGCCGAGATCGTGACCGACGTCGAGGACGCGATCGACTACCGCGACCGGACCGCCGCGGTCCGCGACGATCTCGAGTACGAGATCGACGGGATCGTGATCAAGGTGAACGATCTGGTGGCGTGTGAATCGCTCGGGACCACGTCCCGCTCGTACCGCTGGGCGTTCGCCTACAAGTTCCCGCCGCGGACCGAGACGACGACGATCGAGGAGATCGTCGTTCAGGTCGGGCGGACGGGGCGGTTGACGCCGGTCGCCCTCCTCGACCCGGTCGACGTCGGCGGCGTCACGGTCTCGCGGGCGACGCTGCACAACCCCGCCGAGATCGAGACGCTGAACGTGAACGTGGGGGATCACGTCCGGGTGTATCGCGCCGGCGACGTCATCCCGTACGTCCCGGCGGTCGTCGAGAAGCGGTCCGACGGCCCCTACGAGTTCCCGAAGACCTGCCCGGTCTGTGACTCGCCGGTCGAACGCGACGGCCCGCTGGCGTACTGCACCGGTGGACTCGGCTGTCCGGCCCAGCTCGAGCGCGCGATCGAACACTGGGCGCGACGCGACGCGCTCGACATCGAAGGGGTGGGTCCCGAAACGGTCGAGCAGCTCCGGGCGGCGGGACTGGTCGAGTCGTTGCCGGATCTCTACCGACTCGATCGTGAGGAGCTCGCGGCGCTGGAGGGTTTCGGCGAGACGAGCGCCGAAAACCTCCTCGCGGAGCTGGACGCGAGCAAAAACCCGCCGCTGCCGGAGTTCCTTGCCGCCCTCGGGATCCCGGACGTGGGCGCTGCGACCGCCCGGAACCTCGCCGAGCGGTTCGGCACGCTCGATGCGCTCCTGGAGGCGTCCGAGGATGACCTCCAGGCCGTCGCGGACGTCGGCGAAACCGTCGCCGGCGAGATCCGGGAGTTCCTCGACGGAGAGCGAAACCGCGAGACGATCGCCGAGCTCCGCGAGCTGGGCGTGGATCCCGAACCGTACGAAAGCGAGGCCGGCGACGCGGAGCTCGACGGACTCACGTTCGTGTTCACGGGCGCGCTGTCGGTCCCGCGAAGCGAGGCGCGGACGGTCATCGAGCGCCACGGCGGTACCGCGACCGGGAGCGTCTCCGGCAACACGGACTACCTCGTGGTCGGGGACGACCCCGGCCGGAGCAAACGGCGGGACGCCGAGGACCACGGCGTCGAAACGATCGACGAGGCGGGTCTTGCGGACCTCCTGGCCGACCACGGGATCGAGTGGCCCCCGGGATCGTGA
- a CDS encoding ABC transporter ATP-binding protein, whose amino-acid sequence MTAIELSGVTKRFGELTAVDDLDLAVEEGDVFGFLGPNGAGKSTTINVLLDFVRPTSGSVRVLGHDAQRDGVAVRERTGVLPEGFDVYDRLTGRQHIEFAVESKDVDDDPDAILDRVGIAGDGGRKAGGYSKGMRQRLALGMALVGDPDLLILDEPSSGLDPAGAKEMREIVREEAADGTTVFFSSHVLGQVEAVCDRVGILRDGRLVAEDSIDGLREAVGGDETLIVTVDAATTEDLEGVRAIDGVASAETDGGTVRVSCDSGVKTDVIGALEGAGVTVQDFTTQEASLEDLFIAYTEGEVAE is encoded by the coding sequence ATGACAGCCATCGAGCTCTCCGGGGTGACGAAACGGTTCGGGGAGTTGACAGCGGTCGACGACCTCGACCTCGCGGTGGAGGAGGGCGACGTGTTCGGCTTCCTCGGCCCGAACGGGGCGGGCAAGTCGACGACGATCAACGTCCTGTTGGATTTCGTCCGGCCGACGTCGGGGTCGGTCCGCGTTCTGGGCCACGACGCCCAGCGGGACGGCGTCGCGGTGCGGGAGCGGACCGGAGTGCTCCCGGAGGGGTTCGACGTCTACGACCGGCTGACCGGACGGCAGCATATCGAGTTCGCGGTCGAGTCGAAGGACGTGGACGACGACCCGGACGCGATCCTCGATCGGGTGGGGATCGCCGGAGACGGCGGCCGAAAGGCCGGCGGCTACTCGAAGGGGATGCGCCAGCGGCTGGCGCTCGGGATGGCGCTCGTGGGCGATCCGGACCTGCTGATCCTCGACGAGCCGTCGTCGGGGCTCGACCCAGCCGGCGCGAAGGAGATGCGTGAGATCGTCCGCGAGGAGGCCGCGGACGGGACGACCGTCTTCTTCTCCTCGCACGTGCTCGGACAGGTCGAGGCCGTCTGTGACCGCGTCGGGATCCTCCGCGACGGCCGACTCGTGGCCGAGGACTCGATCGACGGCCTGCGGGAGGCCGTCGGCGGCGACGAGACGCTCATCGTCACCGTCGACGCGGCCACGACCGAGGACCTCGAGGGCGTTCGCGCGATCGACGGCGTCGCCAGCGCCGAGACGGACGGCGGGACCGTCCGCGTGAGCTGTGACAGCGGCGTGAAGACGGACGTGATCGGCGCTCTCGAGGGGGCCGGGGTGACGGTGCAGGACTTCACGACCCAGGAGGCCTCGCTGGAGGACCTGTTCATCGCCTACACCGAGGGGGAGGTGGCCGAATGA